GAAAAGAAAAATCCTTATAGTTGAAGACGACGTTTCATTAAATGAAACGGTTAAAGAATTTTTGGAGCTTAACGGGTTTGAGAGTGTCAGCGTATACGACGGCGACAGCGCTTTAAGCAGGGCGTATGAGGAGAGCTTCGATATTATTTTGCTTGATGTGAAACTTCCCGGTATGAACGGCTTTGATGTTGCTAAAGAAATCAGAAAATTCAGCGATACTCCTATAATTTTCATTACTTCCCTTGACAGTGAAAAGGATATCGAAAAAGGTTTCTTAAGCGGCGGAGACGATTATATAAGAAAGCCGTTTTCACTTAAAGAGCTCAAACTCAGAATCGATGCGATACTCAGAAGAATGTACGGAAACAGTGAAAAAGTTGATTTGGGT
This genomic interval from Nautilia profundicola AmH contains the following:
- a CDS encoding response regulator transcription factor; this translates as MKRKILIVEDDVSLNETVKEFLELNGFESVSVYDGDSALSRAYEESFDIILLDVKLPGMNGFDVAKEIRKFSDTPIIFITSLDSEKDIEKGFLSGGDDYIRKPFSLKELKLRIDAILRRMYGNSEKVDLGEGFEFDVKSMELLKNGEPVHLKTKVAKLLNLFIKHRGEVLDKEKIFSEIYDYEETPNEASLRTFVKTLRSILGNDKIETIKDVGYKFVG